In one Nocardioides luteus genomic region, the following are encoded:
- a CDS encoding aminotransferase class I/II-fold pyridoxal phosphate-dependent enzyme gives MTARRLHGIPPTIFSEMSALAASTGAVNLGQGFPDVDGPEEIIKEAVAALESGRNQYAPGPGIPALREAVAAHQQRHYGLTFDPAREVTVTTGATEGIAAAILALVDPGDEVILVEPYYDSYPAMVQFAGGVRRPVTLSLDESAPGGRLPREALEAAASEATKVLLLNSPHNPTGTVLTREELETVAAFARDHDLTVVSDEVYEHLTFDGTPHIPIATLPGMRERTLTLSSIGKSYSFTGWKVGWATGPEHLVQALLGAKQWLTFTSGAPLQPAAAYALEHLDHWPKELALDLQGRRDLLCDGLKGIGLDVTIPEGTYFAVSDITDLGWNDGLEFCRALPERAGVVAIPLLGFYDTDAGKHLVRWTFTKQREVIEEALERLARGDLRR, from the coding sequence ATGACGGCACGACGACTCCACGGCATCCCGCCGACGATCTTCTCCGAGATGTCGGCCCTGGCCGCCTCCACCGGCGCGGTCAACCTCGGCCAGGGCTTCCCCGACGTGGACGGGCCCGAGGAGATCATCAAGGAAGCCGTCGCCGCGTTGGAGAGCGGACGGAACCAGTACGCCCCGGGCCCCGGCATCCCCGCGCTGCGCGAGGCCGTCGCGGCCCATCAGCAGCGCCACTACGGCCTCACCTTCGACCCGGCGCGCGAGGTCACGGTGACCACCGGCGCGACCGAGGGGATCGCGGCGGCGATCCTCGCCCTGGTCGACCCGGGCGACGAGGTGATCCTCGTCGAGCCCTACTACGACAGCTACCCGGCCATGGTGCAGTTCGCAGGCGGCGTACGTCGCCCGGTGACGCTCAGCCTGGACGAGTCCGCTCCGGGCGGGCGGCTGCCCCGCGAAGCGCTCGAGGCGGCCGCCTCGGAGGCGACCAAGGTGCTTCTCCTCAACTCTCCCCACAACCCGACCGGCACGGTGCTCACCCGCGAGGAGCTCGAGACGGTCGCCGCCTTCGCGCGAGACCACGATCTGACGGTGGTCTCGGACGAGGTCTACGAGCACCTGACCTTCGACGGCACCCCGCACATCCCGATCGCCACGCTCCCCGGCATGCGCGAGCGCACCCTGACCCTGTCGAGCATCGGCAAGTCCTACTCCTTCACCGGCTGGAAGGTCGGCTGGGCGACCGGCCCCGAGCACCTGGTCCAGGCGCTGCTGGGCGCCAAGCAGTGGCTGACGTTCACCTCCGGTGCCCCGCTGCAGCCGGCGGCTGCGTACGCGCTGGAGCATCTCGACCACTGGCCCAAGGAGCTCGCCCTCGATCTGCAGGGGCGGCGCGACCTGCTCTGTGACGGGCTGAAGGGGATCGGCCTGGACGTGACGATCCCGGAGGGCACCTACTTCGCCGTCTCCGACATCACCGACCTCGGGTGGAACGACGGTCTGGAGTTCTGCCGGGCGCTGCCGGAGCGGGCCGGCGTCGTGGCCATCCCGCTGCTGGGGTTCTACGACACCGATGCCGGGAAGCACCTGGTCAGGTGGACCTTCACCAAGCAGCGCGAGGTGATCGAGGAGGCCCTGGAGCGCCTCGCCCGGGGCGATCTGCGTCGCTAG
- a CDS encoding DedA family protein — MSPDFLLATFGEPLFWISLIIIFVECGLFFPFLPGDSLLIALGIFIATGKIDIFPGPPGLEIVIAMLFFLAAAFAGNVTGYEIGRKLGPRLYERDGRFIKKRHLEQTREFFDKHGNKALVIGRFIAFVRTYVTVVAGVTHMDRRRFYFWSFVGGVLWVLAVTLFGFFVGARWPWLADNVDYLILLLFALAFAPAMVEWWRRRRTASRLAADLDHDGHPDRDILGMTVRPRTSEDEDADRRADH, encoded by the coding sequence ATGAGTCCGGACTTTCTGCTGGCCACTTTCGGCGAGCCGCTCTTCTGGATCAGCCTCATCATCATCTTCGTCGAATGCGGTCTTTTCTTCCCGTTCCTACCCGGCGACAGCCTGCTGATCGCACTCGGGATCTTCATCGCGACCGGCAAGATCGACATCTTTCCCGGGCCTCCCGGCCTCGAGATCGTGATCGCGATGCTCTTCTTCCTCGCCGCCGCTTTCGCGGGCAACGTGACCGGATATGAGATCGGGCGCAAGCTCGGGCCGCGGCTCTATGAACGCGACGGCCGCTTCATCAAGAAGCGACATCTCGAACAGACCCGGGAGTTCTTCGACAAGCACGGCAACAAGGCATTGGTGATCGGGCGTTTCATCGCCTTCGTACGCACCTATGTCACCGTCGTCGCCGGGGTCACCCACATGGACCGGCGGCGGTTCTATTTCTGGAGCTTCGTCGGTGGCGTGCTGTGGGTGCTCGCGGTGACGTTGTTCGGGTTCTTCGTCGGCGCGCGCTGGCCCTGGCTGGCCGACAACGTCGACTACCTGATCCTGCTGCTCTTCGCGCTCGCGTTCGCGCCCGCGATGGTGGAGTGGTGGCGCCGGCGGCGTACGGCGTCGCGGCTGGCGGCGGACCTCGACCACGACGGTCACCCCGACCGGGACATCCTCGGGATGACGGTCCGGCCGCGCACCTCCGAGGACGAGGACGCGGACCGCCGGGCCGACCACTAG
- a CDS encoding TrmH family RNA methyltransferase, with the protein MNETRPSEDDSRAPYDPMPHGQPEVGVGPWQGEWPEGDHWDPELLANGDRRNVVDRYRYWSLEAIVADLDQRRHGFHVAIENWQHDFNIGTIVRTANAFLAAEVHIVGNRRWNRRGAMVTDRYQHVHHHPDVPALAAYLHERDVRLLGIDNLPGSLHLETMELPRSVCFLFGQEGPGLSEQARASVDGTFSIAQFGSTRSINASAAAAIAMHSWVVQHADLSSEDAWRG; encoded by the coding sequence ATGAACGAGACACGACCGTCCGAGGACGATTCCCGAGCGCCGTACGACCCGATGCCCCACGGGCAGCCCGAGGTCGGCGTGGGCCCGTGGCAGGGGGAGTGGCCCGAGGGGGACCACTGGGACCCCGAGCTGCTGGCCAACGGCGACCGCCGCAACGTGGTCGACCGTTACCGCTACTGGAGCCTCGAGGCGATCGTCGCCGACCTCGACCAGCGCCGCCACGGCTTCCACGTCGCGATCGAGAACTGGCAGCACGACTTCAACATCGGCACCATCGTCCGCACCGCCAACGCCTTCCTCGCCGCCGAGGTGCACATCGTCGGCAACCGACGCTGGAACCGCCGCGGCGCGATGGTCACCGACCGCTACCAGCACGTCCATCACCACCCCGACGTGCCCGCGCTCGCGGCGTACCTCCACGAACGGGACGTACGCCTCCTCGGCATCGACAACCTGCCCGGCTCGCTCCACCTGGAGACGATGGAGCTGCCCAGGTCGGTCTGCTTCCTCTTCGGGCAGGAGGGGCCGGGCCTCTCCGAACAGGCTCGCGCGAGCGTCGACGGCACCTTCTCGATCGCCCAGTTCGGGTCGACGCGGTCGATCAACGCCTCCGCCGCCGCGGCGATCGCGATGCACTCCTGGGTCGTCCAGCACGCCGACCTGTCCTCCGAGGACGCCTGGCGCGGTTGA
- a CDS encoding septum formation family protein — protein MSRLRAGALAPAQTPVMAALILGLVVGVFSLIGLTATKADAAVPPKPTVGTCYNYGWTAFNALSQTGKKVSCSDAHTAKTIALGTLLSGTTRTQESITRSASAAHISKTCIRALRDKLGSTYSKRNQSAYVWAFFVPNAEQFRAGQRWFRCDVALPGKETLKNLPTNRAKFLEGVALTQRTRGCLSSTYAGPYSCLSSHTYKSISAFKKAGTTYPTTASFERAVGNNCPSRTRAYSKPSKYEWQTGDHWVVCYERNTN, from the coding sequence ATGTCTCGTCTTCGTGCCGGCGCGCTCGCGCCTGCGCAGACGCCCGTGATGGCGGCCCTCATCCTTGGGCTCGTCGTCGGCGTCTTCTCCCTCATCGGTCTCACCGCCACCAAGGCCGACGCGGCGGTGCCGCCCAAGCCCACGGTCGGCACCTGCTACAACTACGGCTGGACCGCCTTCAACGCGCTGTCCCAGACCGGCAAGAAGGTCTCCTGCAGCGACGCCCACACCGCGAAGACCATCGCGCTGGGAACGCTTCTGTCCGGGACGACCCGCACCCAGGAGTCCATCACCCGATCGGCCAGCGCCGCTCACATCTCCAAGACGTGCATCCGTGCGCTCAGGGACAAGCTGGGCAGCACCTACTCGAAGCGGAACCAGTCGGCGTACGTGTGGGCGTTCTTCGTGCCCAACGCCGAGCAGTTCAGGGCCGGCCAGCGCTGGTTCCGCTGCGACGTCGCGCTCCCGGGCAAGGAAACCCTCAAGAACCTGCCGACCAACCGCGCGAAGTTCCTCGAGGGCGTCGCGCTGACCCAGCGCACCCGGGGCTGCCTGAGCTCGACGTACGCCGGGCCGTACTCCTGCCTGAGCTCGCACACCTACAAGTCGATCTCCGCCTTCAAGAAGGCCGGCACGACCTACCCGACCACGGCCTCGTTCGAGCGGGCCGTCGGCAACAACTGCCCGAGCCGCACCAGGGCTTACAGCAAGCCGAGCAAGTACGAGTGGCAGACCGGCGACCACTGGGTCGTCTGCTACGAGCGGAACACCAACTGA